TGCGGCTCGCCGGACATGATCGATCAGTACGGCGAACGCTCTCCCGGCGGCAACATCACGTTGCGGATCAACCCGGGCTTCGGCCACGGCCATAGCCAGAAGACCAACACCGGCGGCGAGCACTCCAAGCACGGTATTTGGCACGAAAACCTGCACGACGCATTGCGCCGCGCCGATCGGCACGGCCTCGGCGTGACGGGGCTGCATTTGCACATCGGCTCGGGCGCCGACATCGAGCATCTCGCTCAGGTTTGCGGCGCTTCGGAAAGACTGGCGCGCGAAATCGGCCGCACGTTGACCACGATCAGCGCGGGCGGCGGATTGCCGACGCCCTATCGCCCTGGCGACACGCATGCCGATCTCACCGCGTATCATCGCCTCTGGGACGACACGCGGAATCGACTGGCCGACACGTTCGGACATGCGGTACATTTGGAGCTCGAGCCGGGCCGCTTTCTCGTCGCGGAGAGCGGTTACTTGCTCGCCGAGGTGCGGGCCGTCAAGCAGATGGGGAGCAACACGTTCTACGTGGTCGACGCTGGCTTCAATAACCTTGCGCGTCCGATTCTCTACGGCGCGTATCATCCGATTTCGATCGCCACAGCGTCCGGCAAGATGGAATCCCGCGCCGAGCAGGACGTCGTGGTCGGCGGGCCGTTGTGCGAATCCGGCGATATCTTCACGCAGCAAGACGGCGGCTTCGTTTGCAAGCGCTCGTTGCCTGTGGCGCAAATCGGCGATTTCTTGGTGATTGAATGCGCCGGCGCCTACGGCGCCGTGATGGGCAGCAACTACAAC
Above is a genomic segment from Planctomycetia bacterium containing:
- the lysA gene encoding diaminopimelate decarboxylase, encoding MASATEFSTLRTEIAGLPVVELAREFGTPAYFYDAGKIVERIQDLSMFETVRFAQKACSNIAILDLMRRHGVLVDAVSAGEIERAIAAGYATAGDPPPIVYTADIFDREALESVLRHGLHVNCGSPDMIDQYGERSPGGNITLRINPGFGHGHSQKTNTGGEHSKHGIWHENLHDALRRADRHGLGVTGLHLHIGSGADIEHLAQVCGASERLAREIGRTLTTISAGGGLPTPYRPGDTHADLTAYHRLWDDTRNRLADTFGHAVHLELEPGRFLVAESGYLLAEVRAVKQMGSNTFYVVDAGFNNLARPILYGAYHPISIATASGKMESRAEQDVVVGGPLCESGDIFTQQDGGFVCKRSLPVAQIGDFLVIECAGAYGAVMGSNYN